One genomic segment of Misgurnus anguillicaudatus chromosome 23, ASM2758022v2, whole genome shotgun sequence includes these proteins:
- the map2k2a gene encoding dual specificity mitogen-activated protein kinase kinase 2a codes for MAPKRKPVPLIITPTGEGQSTNIDAAAEANLEALQRKLGELDLDEQQRKRLEAFLTQKAQVGELKDEDFEPICELGAGNGGVVHKVRHKPSRLVMARKLIHLEIKPAIRNQIIRELQVLHECNSPYIVGFYGAFYSDGEISICMEHMDGGSLDQVLKEARRIPEEILGKVSIAVLRGLAYLREKHQIMHRDVKPSNILVNSRGEIKLCDFGVSGQLIDSMANSFVGTRSYMSPERLQGTHYSVQSDVWSMGLSLVELAIGRYPIPPPDAKELEAIFGRPVLDAGGAEGHSMSPRPRPPGRPVSGHGMDSRPAMAIFELLDYIVNEPPPKLPHGVFTTDFEEFVTKCLIKNPADRADLKMLMGHTFIKRAEVEEVDFAGWMCKTMGLHQPSTPTHSVE; via the exons ATGGCACCCAAAAGAAAGCCAGTCCCCTTGATCATAACCCCCACGGGAGAGGGGCAGTCCACCAACATAGATGCTGCAG CAGAAGCCAACCTGGAGGCCTTGCAGAGGAAGTTAGGGGAGCTGGATTTGGACGAACAGCAAAGGAAGCGGCTCGAGGCTTTTCTCACCCAGAAAGCCCAGGTTGGCGAGCTCAAAGATGAAGATTTTGAGCCCATATGTGAACTTGGCGCTGGCAATGGTGGGGTGGTCCATAAGGTCCGTCACAAGCCCTCAAGACTGGTCATGGCCAGGAAG CTCATTCATTTGGAAATCAAACCAGCCATCAGGAACCAGATAATACGAGAGCTGCAGGTTCTACATGAGTGTAATTCACCATATATTGTAGGGTTTTACGGCGCCTTTTACAGCGATGGAGAAATCAGCATTTGTATGGAA CACATGGATGGAGGCTCCTTGGATCAAGTGCTTAAGGAAGCCAGAAGAATCCCTGAGGAAATTCTTGGAAAAGTTAGCATAGCT GTACTCCGAGGTCTTGCATATCTTCGGGAGAAGCACCAAATAATGCACCGAG ACGTTAAGCCCTCCAACATCCTGGTGAACTCGCGTGGTGAGATCAAACTGTGCGACTTTGGCGTGAGTGGCCAGCTCATCGACTCCATGGCCAATTCCTTCGTTGGAACACGGTCGTACATGTCG CCGGAGAGACTCCAGGGCACACACTATTCGGTTCAGTCAGACGTGTGGAGCATGGGCCTGTCGCTGGTTGAGCTGGCTATTGGACGCTACCCCATCCCCCCACCCGATGCCAAAGAACTGGAGGCCATATTTGGCCGACCAGTACTGGACGCAGGTGGGGCAGAAGGCCACAGCATGTCTCCGAGACCCAGGCCTCCAGGACGACCAGTCAGCG GACACGGAATGGACAGTAGGCCAGCCATGGCTATATTTGAGCTACTGGACTACATAGTCAATGAG CCGCCACCCAAGCTGCCCCATGGCGTTTTTACCACTGACTTTGAGGAGTTTGTGACAAAATG CCTCATTAAGAACCCTGCTGACAGAGCTGACCTCAAGATGCTAATG GGCCACACATTCATCAAGAGGGCCGAGGTTGAGGAGGTGGATTTCGCTGGATGGATGTGTAAAACCATGGGCCTTCATCAGCCCAGCACACCTACTCATAGCGTCGAATGA